A single genomic interval of Hafnia alvei harbors:
- the yiaA gene encoding inner membrane protein YiaA, with amino-acid sequence MKTALKNTSQAFNAMSWLALGGGVVVYLIGLWRSDMALNERGYYFAVMLLGLFASVSLQKTVRDRIEGIPTSHIYYISCVASFAISIVLLAIGLWNAGLLPSEKGFYAIAFFLSLFGAISVQKNVRDSQAEYGDVIQNKVNETPLAEEE; translated from the coding sequence ATGAAAACAGCTTTGAAAAATACTTCTCAGGCTTTTAATGCTATGTCTTGGCTGGCACTGGGCGGTGGCGTTGTGGTCTACCTGATAGGACTCTGGCGTTCTGATATGGCATTGAACGAAAGGGGATACTATTTTGCCGTGATGTTGCTCGGGTTATTTGCATCAGTATCACTGCAAAAAACGGTGCGGGACCGTATTGAAGGCATTCCTACCAGCCACATCTATTACATATCTTGTGTTGCCTCTTTTGCCATCTCTATTGTTCTGTTGGCGATTGGCTTGTGGAATGCCGGGTTGTTGCCAAGCGAAAAAGGCTTCTATGCCATCGCCTTTTTCCTGAGTTTATTTGGTGCTATTTCAGTACAGAAAAACGTCCGGGATTCTCAGGCTGAGTACGGCGATGTCATTCAGAATAAAGTGAATGAAACGCCGCTTGCCGAAGAAGAGTAA
- a CDS encoding flotillin family protein — protein sequence MDSIPYWGFVSFGVLIVLLVIGIIFSRLYERASAEQSFVRTGLGGLKVVMSGGAIVLPIFHELIHINMNTLKLEVSRSMKDSLITKDRMRVDVVVAFFVRVKPTIEGIATAAQTLGQRTLSPEDLRILIEDKFVDALRATASQMTMHDLQDTREHFVQGVQNTVAEDLTKNGLELESVSLTNFNQTSKEFFDPNNAFDAEGLTKLTQETERRRRERNEVEQDIEVAVREKNRDAMSRKLEIEQQESFMTFDQEQQVKTRSAEQSANIAVFEAERRREAEQSRISTERQIQEAEIAREQAVRTRKVEAEREIRIKEIEQQQVTEIAAQDKDIAIASKSEQQSQAQARANDALAEAVRAEEHVVTTRETAEADRAKQVALIVAKQSAETEAVQLTLKAQAEKEAAELQASAIIKLAEATLKKGLAEAEAQRALNDAVNILSDNQTSLKFKLALLQSLPSIIEKSVEPMKSIDGIKIIQVDGLNRNGSATAGSSSEPSNNGGGNLAEQAMTAALSYRTHAPIVDSLLKEVGLSGGSLAALTAALPNTLGHADLTAAEHPVQENISVVSNENPPLPA from the coding sequence ATGGATAGCATCCCTTATTGGGGATTTGTTTCATTTGGCGTATTAATCGTATTGTTGGTGATCGGGATTATTTTTTCTCGACTCTATGAGCGTGCTTCTGCCGAGCAATCTTTTGTTCGAACCGGTTTAGGGGGGCTGAAAGTCGTGATGAGCGGAGGTGCTATTGTACTTCCTATATTTCATGAGCTTATCCATATCAATATGAATACCCTCAAGCTGGAAGTCAGCCGCTCCATGAAAGACAGCTTGATCACCAAAGACCGTATGCGAGTCGATGTGGTCGTCGCATTCTTTGTTCGTGTTAAGCCAACGATTGAAGGCATCGCAACCGCTGCACAGACGTTAGGACAAAGAACGCTGTCACCAGAGGATCTGCGGATCCTTATCGAAGATAAATTTGTAGATGCACTGCGTGCAACGGCATCACAAATGACCATGCATGACCTGCAAGATACCCGCGAACACTTCGTTCAAGGCGTACAAAATACGGTCGCAGAGGATTTAACCAAGAACGGCCTAGAGCTGGAAAGTGTTTCATTAACCAACTTTAACCAAACCTCAAAAGAGTTCTTCGACCCTAACAATGCGTTTGATGCAGAGGGGCTAACCAAGCTGACTCAGGAAACCGAACGCCGCCGCCGTGAACGTAACGAAGTCGAACAAGACATAGAAGTGGCCGTGCGTGAAAAGAACCGCGATGCCATGTCACGTAAGCTAGAAATTGAGCAGCAAGAATCGTTCATGACCTTTGACCAAGAGCAGCAGGTGAAAACCCGTAGCGCTGAGCAAAGCGCCAACATTGCTGTATTTGAGGCTGAACGTCGTCGAGAAGCTGAACAGAGTCGTATTAGTACTGAACGTCAGATCCAGGAAGCAGAAATCGCGCGAGAGCAGGCTGTTCGCACTCGTAAGGTGGAGGCTGAACGTGAAATTAGAATAAAAGAAATTGAACAACAGCAAGTTACCGAAATCGCAGCACAGGACAAAGATATTGCTATTGCCAGTAAATCTGAACAGCAATCCCAAGCTCAAGCAAGGGCAAACGATGCATTAGCCGAGGCAGTCCGAGCCGAAGAGCATGTGGTGACAACCAGAGAAACTGCAGAGGCGGATCGTGCAAAACAGGTTGCACTAATCGTTGCTAAACAATCTGCAGAAACCGAAGCCGTACAGTTAACGCTAAAGGCACAAGCCGAGAAAGAAGCAGCGGAACTGCAAGCATCAGCCATCATTAAACTTGCTGAAGCAACATTGAAGAAAGGGTTGGCTGAAGCTGAAGCCCAGAGGGCGTTAAACGATGCGGTCAATATACTGTCGGATAATCAGACCAGCTTAAAATTCAAATTGGCGCTATTGCAGTCCCTGCCTAGCATCATTGAGAAATCCGTTGAGCCAATGAAATCTATCGACGGAATTAAAATAATTCAGGTTGACGGTTTAAACCGTAATGGTTCTGCCACAGCCGGAAGCTCATCAGAACCAAGCAACAATGGTGGCGGTAATCTCGCAGAACAAGCGATGACGGCTGCATTATCCTACCGTACGCATGCACCTATTGTAGATTCTCTGCTCAAAGAAGTCGGCCTTTCAGGTGGTTCACTAGCCGCACTCACAGCAGCATTACCCAACACTCTTGGCCATGCAGACCTAACAGCGGCTGAGCATCCTGTACAAGAAAATATATCGGTTGTTAGCAACGAAAATCCTCCGCTACCTGCTTAA
- a CDS encoding OB-fold-containig protein: MVLLSAYNAPFLFALAFIISLGVLEVLSLLIGASAFSHIDSSLETHLDLASGDNLLVQALSWLHIGRLPLLVALVLLLGSFAIIGISGQYLMISLLQTPLSAGAMALISFALSLPTLHFIGRWLAPYLPKDESFAVSEDSFVGSMALVTQSAEQPGMSAECKIIDTFGQSHYLLIEPESSDVIFIRGERVLIIAQITAARFLASKNPWPNLL, from the coding sequence GTGGTACTACTATCAGCCTATAACGCTCCTTTTCTTTTCGCGCTCGCATTCATCATTTCACTAGGTGTATTAGAGGTATTATCGTTATTAATAGGCGCAAGTGCATTCAGCCATATAGATTCCTCTCTAGAAACTCATCTTGATCTTGCTAGCGGAGATAATCTGCTAGTACAAGCGCTAAGCTGGTTGCATATTGGCAGGCTTCCGTTGCTGGTTGCACTCGTTTTGCTACTGGGTAGTTTTGCTATTATTGGCATCAGCGGGCAATACCTAATGATTAGCCTGCTTCAAACGCCGTTATCTGCAGGGGCAATGGCCCTGATTTCATTTGCTCTATCGCTGCCGACTTTACATTTCATAGGTCGATGGCTTGCCCCTTACCTTCCGAAAGATGAATCCTTCGCCGTATCAGAAGATAGTTTTGTTGGCTCAATGGCTCTCGTTACTCAATCAGCAGAGCAACCCGGCATGTCTGCCGAATGCAAAATTATTGATACCTTCGGCCAATCTCACTATTTATTGATTGAGCCAGAAAGTTCAGACGTTATTTTTATCCGAGGAGAACGTGTGCTAATTATTGCCCAAATAACGGCAGCGCGATTTTTAGCAAGTAAAAACCCTTGGCCTAATTTACTGTAG
- a CDS encoding sigma-54 interaction domain-containing protein gives MLTVGWNIKTIDRTAMIADVISEFSNMDIYIDTLHVSSCEIFIRFSIPSEKKLQFLLGNLLVNNDILSIYPAKDESTVLSLSNYAHIVISNYGVINDFSPSAEATFNLLRHEVIGRNISTLIDWEEVKDFRCGKVSTKEIGNKITGAFISCTIRPILHNNKITGANIILGKAKNASLTHKPKSKKLSSDFDELIYASPIMADCLAAARKIAQSKYTVLIRGETGTGKELIARSIHDSSERRNNAFEAINCAAIPESLVESELFGYEYGAFSGALKGGKMGLFESANHGTVFLDEFGELSLSLQSKLLRVLQDGMIKRVGGLKTQHVNVRVIVATNQNLEHLIEQKQFREDLYYRVNILPIVIPPLRDRKEDILPLVSYFFQKYSLELDKKLTLLPSALATLTAYSWPGNVRELKNILLRTMLLADKQEIADIDIPLPRNNNLEMHTHDDSIKAMIEKQEYEIIRKHLVSLGSARKVAGQIGLSHTTVLNKIKQYHLEHLLSRNRK, from the coding sequence ATGCTTACCGTTGGATGGAATATAAAAACTATCGATCGCACTGCCATGATTGCTGATGTAATTAGTGAGTTCAGCAACATGGATATTTATATTGATACTTTGCACGTATCATCTTGTGAAATTTTTATTCGTTTTAGCATTCCCTCGGAAAAAAAACTTCAGTTTCTTTTAGGCAACCTTCTGGTTAATAATGATATTTTGAGTATTTACCCGGCTAAAGACGAATCCACTGTATTATCACTGTCCAACTATGCCCATATCGTTATTTCAAATTATGGCGTCATTAATGACTTTAGCCCTAGCGCAGAGGCAACATTCAACCTCTTACGCCACGAAGTGATTGGTAGGAATATATCTACACTTATTGACTGGGAGGAAGTTAAGGATTTTCGCTGTGGTAAAGTCAGCACTAAAGAAATTGGAAACAAGATAACAGGGGCATTTATTAGCTGCACTATCCGCCCCATTTTGCATAACAACAAAATTACTGGTGCTAATATCATTCTTGGCAAAGCCAAGAATGCATCGCTGACACACAAGCCCAAGAGTAAAAAACTATCTTCTGATTTCGATGAGCTCATTTACGCAAGCCCCATTATGGCTGACTGCTTAGCCGCAGCACGCAAAATAGCGCAAAGCAAATACACCGTCCTCATTCGCGGCGAAACGGGGACAGGTAAGGAGCTGATTGCGCGATCTATTCACGATTCCAGTGAACGACGCAATAATGCATTTGAAGCCATAAACTGCGCTGCGATCCCCGAATCTTTAGTTGAAAGTGAACTGTTTGGCTATGAATATGGCGCTTTTAGCGGTGCACTTAAAGGCGGGAAAATGGGTCTGTTTGAAAGTGCCAATCACGGCACTGTTTTTCTTGATGAATTTGGTGAGCTTTCACTTTCCCTTCAAAGTAAGCTCCTGCGAGTGTTGCAAGACGGAATGATTAAACGCGTAGGAGGACTCAAAACACAGCATGTTAATGTGAGAGTGATTGTTGCCACCAACCAAAATCTAGAGCATCTGATTGAACAGAAGCAGTTTCGTGAAGATCTCTATTATCGCGTAAATATCCTGCCTATCGTCATCCCTCCACTTAGAGATCGTAAAGAAGATATCCTTCCACTAGTCAGCTATTTTTTCCAAAAATACAGCCTAGAATTGGATAAAAAGCTCACTCTGCTACCTAGCGCTCTCGCGACGCTAACCGCGTACTCATGGCCTGGGAATGTTCGTGAATTAAAGAATATCCTACTCAGAACTATGCTATTAGCAGATAAACAAGAGATTGCTGATATCGATATTCCGTTGCCACGAAATAATAATCTAGAAATGCACACTCACGATGATAGCATTAAGGCTATGATTGAAAAGCAAGAGTACGAGATTATTAGAAAACATCTAGTTTCATTAGGTTCTGCCAGAAAAGTCGCAGGCCAAATCGGGCTATCCCATACCACAGTGCTCAATAAAATTAAGCAGTATCATTTAGAGCATTTGCTATCACGTAACAGAAAGTAG
- a CDS encoding amino acid permease, whose amino-acid sequence MSTIASLSETKRQYKSIPLTAYDIGWILLCIGMAIGAGTVLVPVQIGLKGIWVFIVAFLIAYPATYMLQNLYMKTLSESDICEDYSNIITQYLGKNWGIALGIIYFIMLVHGMFIYSISVIYDSASYLKTFGVTDQILSDSAVYKLIVFMVLVFIASRGERLLFKISGPMVVIKVGIIILLGLVMIPHWDLNNITAFPEMGVFCRDVLLTAPFAFFSAVFVQILNPMNIAYRKREEDKQLATYKAIRVHRISYIILISIIIFFSFSFTFSMSHEQAVEAFNLNISALAMAAKVIPGTLVHVMTTLLNIFAVLTAFLGIYLGFQEAVKGILVNIIQRFIPEDRINHKALGLGVYVFIVLLLFAWVSLGFSVVIFFHIGSPLYGIVSCLIPCYLVYKVKKLHKFKGVQTWCVLAFGILLVISPFLKFFE is encoded by the coding sequence ATGTCGACCATTGCTTCCTTAAGTGAAACAAAGCGGCAATACAAAAGCATCCCCCTTACAGCTTATGATATTGGCTGGATATTGCTGTGCATCGGCATGGCTATTGGGGCAGGAACCGTGTTAGTACCTGTACAAATTGGTCTGAAAGGTATTTGGGTATTTATTGTCGCTTTTTTAATCGCCTATCCAGCGACCTACATGCTACAGAATCTTTATATGAAAACGCTCTCTGAGAGCGATATCTGTGAAGACTACTCCAACATTATTACCCAGTATCTTGGTAAAAACTGGGGGATCGCGCTAGGGATCATCTATTTCATCATGCTGGTCCACGGCATGTTTATCTATTCTATTTCAGTGATTTACGATAGTGCGTCATATTTAAAAACGTTTGGGGTAACAGACCAAATTCTGTCTGACTCCGCAGTTTATAAACTCATCGTTTTTATGGTGTTAGTGTTCATTGCTTCCCGAGGTGAACGCCTGCTGTTTAAAATATCAGGGCCAATGGTTGTCATCAAAGTTGGCATTATTATTTTGCTCGGCTTAGTCATGATCCCCCACTGGGATTTAAACAATATTACGGCATTTCCTGAAATGGGTGTTTTCTGTCGTGATGTGTTATTAACGGCGCCCTTTGCTTTCTTCTCTGCTGTCTTCGTACAGATCTTAAACCCTATGAACATTGCCTATAGAAAAAGAGAGGAAGATAAGCAGCTAGCCACCTATAAAGCAATCCGTGTGCATCGGATTTCCTATATTATCCTCATTAGTATAATTATATTTTTTTCATTCTCCTTTACCTTCTCAATGAGCCACGAGCAAGCCGTAGAAGCCTTTAACCTAAATATTTCTGCTCTTGCCATGGCAGCAAAAGTTATCCCTGGAACACTCGTCCACGTTATGACTACGCTGCTCAACATTTTTGCAGTATTAACGGCTTTTTTGGGTATCTATCTAGGTTTTCAAGAAGCGGTTAAAGGCATTTTAGTTAATATTATTCAGCGCTTCATTCCAGAAGATAGGATCAACCATAAAGCGCTTGGGCTTGGTGTTTACGTCTTTATCGTCCTTCTATTGTTTGCTTGGGTTTCTCTCGGGTTCTCTGTGGTGATATTTTTCCATATCGGCAGCCCACTTTACGGCATCGTATCATGCTTAATCCCATGCTATCTTGTCTATAAAGTCAAAAAACTACATAAATTCAAAGGAGTGCAAACCTGGTGTGTGTTGGCGTTTGGCATTTTACTGGTCATATCACCGTTCCTTAAATTTTTTGAATAG
- the megL gene encoding methionine gamma-lyase has protein sequence MKLHDKGYNTKIIHAGQHPDATTGALATPIFQTSTFVFESAKQGAARFALEEPGYIYTRLGNPTQTALEEKIAVLEGGEAALATASGMAAISSTLLTLCGQGDHIVASEAIYGCTHALLSHSMPKFGIEVTFVDAANIENIKAAIKPNTKVIYIETPANPTLSIIDIEQSANLAHANDALLVVDNTFMSPYCQNPLKFGADIVVHSVTKYINGHGDVIGGVIVGDQEFINQARFVGVKDITGGCISPFNAWLTLRGLKTLAVRMERHCQNAMQVAKFLSSHSAVTKVYYPGLPDHPNYELGKKQMSNFGAVISFEIKGGVEAGQTVMDSVELCLLAVSLGDTETLIQHPASMTHSPMLPEERMKAGITDGLIRISVGLEDPEDIIADLEQAFNKAIY, from the coding sequence ATGAAACTGCACGATAAAGGCTATAACACTAAAATCATCCATGCAGGACAGCATCCAGACGCAACAACCGGTGCGCTAGCCACACCTATTTTTCAGACTTCTACATTCGTATTCGAGAGTGCTAAGCAAGGAGCGGCTAGGTTTGCCCTCGAAGAGCCGGGATATATCTACACACGCCTCGGGAATCCGACACAAACCGCACTCGAAGAAAAAATTGCCGTACTAGAGGGAGGTGAAGCGGCGCTTGCCACTGCATCAGGAATGGCTGCTATTTCGTCAACGCTGTTAACGCTGTGCGGACAAGGCGATCATATTGTAGCTTCTGAGGCAATATATGGCTGTACCCATGCATTATTGTCACACAGCATGCCTAAATTCGGGATAGAGGTTACTTTCGTTGATGCAGCCAACATTGAGAATATCAAAGCAGCAATAAAGCCAAATACCAAAGTAATTTATATTGAAACTCCAGCTAACCCTACGTTGTCCATTATTGATATCGAACAAAGTGCCAATCTGGCTCACGCCAACGATGCATTATTAGTTGTCGATAATACGTTCATGTCACCTTATTGCCAGAATCCACTTAAATTTGGTGCTGATATCGTGGTTCACAGCGTGACTAAATACATTAATGGGCACGGCGATGTGATCGGCGGCGTTATCGTTGGTGACCAAGAATTCATCAATCAAGCGCGTTTTGTCGGCGTTAAAGATATAACGGGTGGCTGTATCAGCCCTTTCAATGCGTGGCTTACGCTGCGTGGATTGAAAACATTGGCCGTCCGCATGGAGCGCCATTGTCAAAATGCCATGCAGGTGGCGAAGTTTTTATCCTCGCATTCAGCTGTCACAAAGGTTTATTATCCCGGCCTGCCAGATCACCCAAACTATGAATTAGGCAAAAAACAGATGTCGAATTTTGGCGCTGTGATTAGCTTCGAAATTAAAGGGGGCGTTGAAGCTGGGCAAACTGTGATGGACTCCGTTGAACTTTGCCTGCTTGCTGTCAGCCTTGGCGATACTGAAACATTAATTCAGCACCCTGCGTCCATGACGCATTCACCTATGTTACCAGAGGAAAGAATGAAAGCCGGTATTACCGATGGGCTCATAAGAATATCTGTAGGGCTTGAAGATCCTGAAGATATCATCGCTGACCTCGAGCAAGCTTTCAATAAGGCGATTTATTAA
- a CDS encoding GNAT family N-acetyltransferase — MNEEYNQFNQPVGRSLPHWHGCEVPAQSVLNGQYCRLERISAAHGDDLFDAYQLPGSEKDWTYLPAGPFKNREDFDRHFNTLLASVDPLHYAVIDLATGKAIGTVALMRIDAKNGVIEMGWVVYSRALMRTRMATEAQFLLMSYVMDNLHYRRYEWKCDSLNEGSHKAALRLGFKFEGLFRNATVYKGRTRDTAWFSIIDEEWPEVRNALVSWLNQDNFDENGQQRQSLNDLRNNSVA; from the coding sequence ATGAATGAAGAATATAATCAGTTCAATCAGCCTGTAGGGCGTAGTTTACCTCATTGGCACGGATGTGAAGTGCCAGCCCAGTCTGTGCTTAACGGGCAGTATTGTCGGTTAGAAAGGATATCCGCTGCCCATGGCGATGATCTGTTTGATGCTTATCAATTGCCTGGCTCAGAGAAGGATTGGACGTATCTTCCTGCTGGGCCATTTAAGAATAGAGAGGACTTCGATCGGCACTTCAATACACTCTTAGCTTCTGTGGATCCACTGCACTATGCGGTTATTGATTTAGCGACGGGTAAGGCGATTGGTACTGTTGCGCTCATGCGTATTGATGCGAAAAATGGCGTGATTGAAATGGGGTGGGTAGTTTATTCAAGAGCCTTAATGCGCACCCGTATGGCGACGGAAGCACAGTTTTTGTTGATGTCATATGTTATGGATAATCTCCATTACCGCCGCTATGAATGGAAATGCGATTCCCTGAATGAAGGATCGCATAAAGCAGCGCTGCGATTGGGGTTCAAATTCGAAGGCCTATTCCGTAATGCAACGGTGTATAAAGGAAGAACCCGAGACACCGCGTGGTTTTCAATTATCGATGAAGAATGGCCAGAAGTTCGGAATGCGCTTGTCTCTTGGCTTAATCAGGATAACTTTGATGAGAATGGTCAACAACGCCAAAGTTTAAATGATCTTAGAAATAATAGCGTGGCATGA
- a CDS encoding Rrf2 family transcriptional regulator, with protein MAFYSSGVEYGLHSLLCMVDSKGDDREMNVREMAELQGVPFDYLAKIFTRLSRAGLVVSSEGKGGGFRLARAPELITMLDVAQAIDGSKTVFECKEIRQRLAVFEESPPAWACEGPCNIRAVMDSAQQRMEEELARHTILDLARRTFRKAPDTFAIEIQDWISERRSSK; from the coding sequence ATGGCATTCTATAGTTCAGGCGTGGAATATGGCCTTCATAGCCTGTTATGCATGGTCGACAGCAAGGGCGACGATCGTGAAATGAATGTGCGCGAGATGGCTGAGCTTCAAGGAGTTCCCTTCGATTACCTAGCCAAAATTTTTACCCGTCTTTCACGTGCTGGGTTAGTGGTCAGCAGCGAAGGTAAAGGGGGAGGATTTCGTTTAGCGAGAGCGCCGGAGCTTATCACCATGCTTGACGTTGCGCAGGCCATTGATGGTTCCAAGACAGTGTTCGAATGCAAGGAAATTCGCCAGCGCCTAGCCGTTTTTGAGGAATCTCCTCCGGCTTGGGCGTGTGAGGGCCCATGCAACATTCGCGCGGTGATGGATAGCGCGCAGCAGCGCATGGAGGAAGAGTTAGCTCGTCACACGATTTTAGATTTGGCACGACGTACATTCCGTAAAGCGCCAGACACTTTCGCCATCGAAATTCAGGACTGGATTTCTGAACGCCGCAGTTCGAAATAA
- a CDS encoding NAD(P)/FAD-dependent oxidoreductase: MNNRILIVGAGFSGMWAAISAARLAHLNNRRDIEITVLAPQPELRVRPRFYEDKVATLVSPLLPLFGEIGVNFLQGNAEHIDSKNKIVSYRDASGSAASVSYDRLVLASGSRVKKSLVEGAQKYAFDIDQLESAQKFENHLLNLPNQKPSEARNTVVVCGGGFTGIELATELPSRLKALLGEDTKTKVIVVERGVEIGSRFSAELRDVIAQASEELGIEWKLNAEVEVIDANGVTLKDGTRINASTVVWTVGVEASALTQQLEAERDNQGRLLVDENLQVRGLPGVYATGDVAHAATDNLGHKALMTCQHAIQLGKFAGNNVAADLIGVSAVAYRQENYVTCLDLGAWGAVFTQGWEQKVESVRDEAKKIKISITNELIYPPKAERDVAFAAADPLAAFV; this comes from the coding sequence ATGAATAACCGTATTCTTATCGTTGGCGCTGGTTTTTCTGGCATGTGGGCCGCTATCAGCGCGGCGCGTTTAGCGCATCTGAATAATCGTCGTGATATCGAAATAACCGTATTAGCACCGCAGCCAGAGCTGCGCGTTCGTCCGCGGTTTTATGAAGATAAAGTGGCCACGCTGGTTTCTCCTTTGCTGCCATTGTTTGGTGAAATTGGTGTTAATTTCCTTCAGGGAAATGCAGAACATATTGATTCAAAAAATAAAATAGTGTCATATCGTGATGCTTCAGGGAGTGCCGCTTCGGTATCTTATGACCGTTTAGTATTGGCAAGCGGTAGCCGTGTGAAGAAGTCATTGGTTGAGGGCGCGCAGAAATATGCCTTCGATATTGATCAATTAGAATCGGCGCAGAAGTTTGAAAATCACCTGTTAAATTTGCCAAATCAAAAGCCGAGTGAAGCGCGTAATACCGTCGTGGTATGCGGTGGTGGGTTTACCGGGATTGAGTTGGCAACGGAGCTTCCTTCACGCCTTAAAGCGTTATTAGGTGAGGATACGAAGACTAAAGTAATCGTAGTTGAACGTGGTGTCGAAATCGGCAGTCGTTTCAGCGCGGAATTACGCGATGTCATCGCCCAAGCTTCTGAAGAGTTAGGTATTGAGTGGAAGCTGAATGCGGAAGTTGAAGTTATTGATGCCAATGGCGTGACGTTGAAGGATGGAACCCGCATTAATGCTTCAACCGTGGTGTGGACCGTTGGTGTAGAAGCCAGTGCGTTAACACAGCAGCTAGAGGCTGAACGCGATAACCAAGGCCGTTTGCTGGTTGATGAAAACTTGCAGGTTCGAGGATTACCGGGTGTTTATGCCACGGGAGACGTTGCCCATGCAGCAACCGATAATTTAGGGCATAAGGCGCTGATGACTTGCCAGCATGCGATTCAGCTGGGGAAATTTGCCGGTAATAACGTTGCAGCCGATCTTATTGGCGTATCTGCTGTGGCTTACCGTCAGGAAAACTATGTGACCTGCCTAGATTTAGGCGCGTGGGGTGCGGTCTTCACGCAGGGCTGGGAGCAAAAAGTTGAGTCGGTTCGCGACGAAGCTAAAAAGATTAAAATCTCAATTACCAATGAGCTGATCTACCCACCAAAAGCGGAGCGCGATGTTGCTTTTGCGGCGGCAGATCCATTGGCGGCGTTTGTATAA
- a CDS encoding EmmdR/YeeO family multidrug/toxin efflux MATE transporter, translated as MNLHAVLRQRVANTRWYAKRKSYRVLFWREITPLAVPILVENACVLLMGVLSTFLVSWIGKEAMAGVGLADSFNMVIISFIAAVDLGTTVVVAFSLGTRDRRRARAAARQSLVLMTAVALLLAAGIHLAGEYIIDVIAGDATPEVKALALSYLQTTVWSYPAAAIALIGSGALRGAGNTKIPLLVNGGMNILNIMISSVLIYGIFGWGGLGFIGAGLGLTLSRYIGAACIIYVLLKGFNPALRISLKSYFKPLKLNILWEVLGIGIPASIESVLFTGGKLLTQMFVAGMGTNVIAGNFIAFSVAALINLPGNALGSASTIIVGRRLGKGQIGQAERQLRYVFWLSTIVLTIIAWGTAPFAGLFASFYTQESDVIDVVKILLWLNAAFMPIWAASWVLPAGLKGARDVRFAMWISMIGMWGCRVVAGYTLGVVLGMGVVGVWLGMFFDWAVRGVCFYWRMVSGRWLWKYPRIQPEIEEVDANKTQ; from the coding sequence TTGAACTTACATGCAGTACTGCGCCAGCGCGTAGCCAATACGCGTTGGTATGCGAAAAGAAAAAGTTATCGTGTGCTATTTTGGCGAGAAATAACGCCGCTTGCGGTTCCTATCTTGGTAGAAAATGCCTGTGTGTTGTTGATGGGCGTCCTCAGTACTTTTCTCGTTAGCTGGATTGGCAAAGAAGCCATGGCAGGCGTTGGGCTTGCCGATAGCTTTAATATGGTGATTATTTCCTTTATTGCCGCCGTTGACTTAGGTACGACCGTGGTGGTTGCCTTCAGTTTGGGGACGCGCGATCGTCGTCGGGCGCGCGCCGCCGCAAGGCAATCGCTGGTATTGATGACGGCTGTCGCCTTGCTGCTAGCAGCCGGTATTCATCTGGCAGGTGAATATATTATTGACGTGATCGCGGGTGACGCGACGCCAGAGGTGAAAGCGCTAGCGCTGTCTTATTTGCAGACCACGGTGTGGAGTTATCCTGCTGCAGCCATTGCGCTTATCGGTAGCGGGGCGTTGCGCGGTGCGGGTAATACTAAAATCCCGCTGCTGGTTAACGGCGGGATGAATATCCTGAACATCATGATCAGTAGTGTTCTGATCTACGGCATATTTGGCTGGGGAGGGCTTGGTTTTATCGGTGCAGGCCTTGGGTTAACGCTCTCTCGTTATATCGGTGCGGCTTGCATTATTTACGTTCTCTTAAAGGGCTTTAACCCTGCGCTGCGTATTTCGCTGAAAAGTTATTTTAAACCGCTGAAACTGAATATTTTATGGGAAGTTTTGGGTATTGGTATTCCTGCCAGTATTGAGTCGGTGCTGTTTACCGGCGGTAAACTGCTCACCCAGATGTTTGTGGCGGGCATGGGCACCAACGTTATTGCGGGTAATTTTATCGCCTTTTCAGTGGCGGCATTAATCAACCTGCCCGGTAATGCGTTGGGTTCTGCTTCAACGATCATCGTTGGACGACGCTTAGGTAAAGGACAAATAGGCCAAGCTGAACGTCAGCTTCGCTATGTTTTCTGGCTATCAACCATCGTTTTGACCATCATCGCTTGGGGAACGGCACCTTTTGCGGGCCTGTTTGCGTCCTTCTACACGCAAGAATCTGACGTTATCGATGTGGTTAAAATACTGCTGTGGCTTAATGCCGCGTTTATGCCGATCTGGGCTGCGTCGTGGGTGCTTCCTGCAGGGCTTAAAGGCGCACGCGATGTCCGTTTTGCTATGTGGATTTCGATGATCGGAATGTGGGGCTGTCGCGTAGTGGCTGGCTATACGTTAGGCGTTGTGCTCGGCATGGGGGTTGTTGGCGTCTGGCTTGGGATGTTCTTTGACTGGGCGGTGCGCGGCGTATGCTTCTATTGGCGGATGGTTAGCGGTCGCTGGCTATGGAAATATCCTCGTATTCAGCCTGAAATCGAGGAAGTTGACGCCAATAAAACGCAATAA